One window from the genome of Phocoena phocoena chromosome 15, mPhoPho1.1, whole genome shotgun sequence encodes:
- the BMP2 gene encoding bone morphogenetic protein 2 — MVAGTRCLLALLLPQVLLGVAAGLIPELGRRKFAVSAGRSSSQPSDDVLSEFELRLLSMFGLKQRPTPSRGAVVPPYMLDLYRRHSGQPGAPAPDHRLERAASLANTVRSFHHEESLEELPEISGKTTRRFFFNLTSIPTEEFITSAELQVFREQMQETLENNSSFHHRINIYEIIKPATANSKFPVTRLLDTRLVTQNANRWESFDVTPAVMRWTAQGLANHGFVVEVAHPEDSHGVSKRHVRISRSLHQDKHSWSQRRPLLVTFGHDGKGHPLHQREKRQAKHKQRKRLKSSCKRHPLYVDFSDVGWNDWIVAPPGYHAFYCHGECPFPLADHLNSTNHAIVQTLVNSVNSKIPKACCVPTELSAISMLYLDENEKVVLKNYQDMVVEGCGCR, encoded by the exons ATGGTGGCCGGGACCCGCTGTCTTCTAGCGTTGCTGCTTCCCCAGGTCCTCCTGGGCGTTGCGGCCGGCCTCATTCCCGAGCTGGGCCGGAGGAAGTTCGCGGTGTCTGCTGGCCGGTCTTCGTCCCAGCCCTCGGACGACGTCCTGAGTGAGTTCGAGTTGCGGCTGCTTAGCATGTTCGGCCTGAAGCAGAGACCCACCCCCAGCAGGGGTGCCGTGGTGCCCCCCTACATGCTGGACCTGTACCGCCGGCACTCGGGCCAGCCTGGCGCGCCCGCCCCGGACCACCGGCTGGAGAGGGCAGCCAGCCTCGCCAACACCGTGCGCAGCTTCCACCACGAAG AATCTTTGGAAGAATTGCCAGAAATAAGTGGAAAAACAACCCGTAGATTCTTCTTTAATTTAACTTCTATCCCCACTGAGGAGTTTATCACCTCAGCAGAACTTCAGGTCTTTCGGGAACAGATGCAggaaactttggaaaacaatagCAGTTTCCATCACCgaattaatatttatgaaattataaaacCTGCCACAGCCAACTCCAAGTTCCCCGTGACCAGACTTCTGGACACCAGGTTGGTGACTCAGAATGCCAACAGGTGGGAGAGCTTTGATGTCACCCCTGCCGTGATGAGGTGGACAGCGCAGGGGCTCGCCAACCACGGGTTTGTGGTGGAGGTGGCCCACCCAGAGGACAGCCACGGGGTCTCCAAGAGGCACGTGCGGATTAGCAGGTCTTTGCACCAAGACAAGCACAGCTGGTCACAGAGAAGGCCCTTGCTGGTCACTTTTGGCCACGATGGGAAAGGACACCCTCTCCACCAAAGAGAAAAGCGTCAGGCAAAACACAAACAGCGGAAACGCCTCAAGTCCAGTTGTAAGAGACACCCTTTGTACGTGGACTTCAGTGACGTGGGGTGGAATGACTGGATCGTCGCCCCCCCAGGGTATCATGCCTTTTACTGCCACGGGGAGTGCCCTTTCCCCCTGGCTGATCACCTGAACTCCACAAACCACGCCATCGTCCAGACGCTGGTCAACTCAGTGAACTCTAAGATTCCCAAGGCATGCTGTGTCCCAACAGAACTCAGTGCCATCTCCATGCTGTACCTTGACGAGAATGAAAAGGTGGTATTAAAGAACTATCAGGACATGGTTGTCGAGGGTTGTGGGTGTCGTTAg